Proteins from a single region of Parasedimentitalea psychrophila:
- a CDS encoding IS91 family transposase gives MSRSKLEIADIFRKYGPAWRQANAGHISLSQLKVMSAIEACRTEALGGHVAACTKCDHGHIAYNSCKNRHCPKCQGPAARDWMAARAEDLLPVEYFHVVFTLPAEIARIAYWNKKAVYSLLFKASAQTVMTIAADPKRLGARVGMTSVLHTWGSALTHHPHVHMIVPGGGLLPDGVGWIKCRPGFFLHVRVLSRLFRRLFIEGLMALHNAGELSFFGDLGGLAKADTFATWLAPFRKSEWVVYAKLPFGGPEAVLAYLSHYTHRVAISNSRLVNADAEAVTFHWKDYRIKNSNRQRVMRLSTGEFIRRFLIHVLPDGFHRIRHYGLLASSTRKANIARIRALLEVEPPDQEVQQSAEIIPLTLREPCPCCGGPMRIVEIFRRGQQPRSRAPPREQAA, from the coding sequence GTGTCTCGTTCGAAGCTGGAGATTGCTGATATTTTTCGAAAGTACGGTCCCGCATGGCGGCAGGCCAATGCTGGGCATATCAGCCTCAGCCAACTTAAGGTGATGTCGGCGATAGAGGCCTGCCGGACCGAGGCGCTCGGTGGCCATGTGGCGGCTTGCACCAAATGCGACCACGGCCATATTGCCTATAACTCCTGCAAAAACAGGCATTGCCCGAAGTGCCAGGGGCCAGCCGCACGGGACTGGATGGCGGCGCGTGCTGAGGACCTGTTGCCGGTAGAGTATTTCCATGTCGTCTTCACCCTGCCTGCCGAGATTGCCCGCATCGCATATTGGAATAAGAAGGCAGTCTATAGCCTGCTGTTCAAGGCGTCCGCCCAAACGGTAATGACCATCGCGGCCGATCCCAAGCGCCTCGGCGCACGCGTTGGTATGACAAGCGTGCTGCACACTTGGGGATCAGCACTAACACATCATCCCCATGTGCATATGATCGTGCCCGGCGGCGGCCTGTTGCCGGATGGCGTAGGCTGGATCAAATGCAGACCGGGGTTCTTTCTGCATGTGCGGGTGCTGTCCAGGCTGTTCCGCCGCCTCTTTATCGAAGGATTGATGGCCCTCCATAACGCAGGCGAACTGAGCTTCTTCGGGGATCTGGGTGGGTTGGCAAAGGCTGACACGTTTGCTACTTGGCTCGCCCCGTTCCGCAAATCCGAATGGGTAGTCTATGCCAAACTGCCCTTTGGTGGGCCAGAGGCGGTACTGGCCTATCTCAGCCACTATACGCATCGTGTCGCCATATCGAACTCCCGCTTGGTCAACGCAGACGCCGAGGCCGTGACCTTCCACTGGAAAGACTATCGCATCAAGAATAGCAACCGGCAGAGGGTCATGCGCCTCTCCACCGGCGAGTTCATACGCCGCTTCCTGATCCATGTCCTACCCGACGGCTTCCACCGCATCCGTCACTATGGCTTGCTGGCCAGCTCGACCCGCAAGGCCAACATCGCCAGGATACGCGCCCTGCTTGAGGTGGAGCCGCCTGACCAGGAGGTCCAGCAAAGCGCCGAGATTATCCCTCTCACTCTACGGGAGCCGTGCCCTTGCTGTGGCGGACCGATGCGCATTGTCGAGATATTCCGCCGCGGGCAACAACCAAGATCGAGGGCACCACCGAGGGAGCAGGCCGCATGA
- a CDS encoding amidohydrolase produces MIKVKLIIFMTAVMFLSAAISEADAQTAADQQKTTLIINADIVTMDATRPDAQALAFRDGRIVAIGTEEAVRQKIGSYDFFFDLNGRTIVPGFIESHDHAFMSSNTLLVEDVSPFTTPTLAGALTKIATVRPDKDGWIVAFGADQTLYEEKRGPTRDLLDPLFPNTPVIVYHLSGHGAFMNSEALRISGLDESTPDPAGGFYEKDDTGKLTGYLSGQPAFLPYKSYPSATHAAAVEKSKLSAEFGITTGSELAIMNAFVLEGVYQAVQDPDYATRLVGGYFSTAPDYEEIVPLLKNYETELFHIPFIKTWTDGSLQGGTAYMRNGYHDHTMGKGDSAQGSQAYFNELVLDIYRKGFWPAVHANGDAAVDVALNALENAKTEMGAANTENFRPQIIHAQVSHPEQFVRMKQLGAEPTIFTSHIYYWGDLHFERTLGPENIELMSAMKSAYDAGLRPAMHSDAPVAPVDPLLNMWAAVNRETSSGRIVGAQQAITPEQALAAYTINPAYQFGMEEDVGSLEIGKFADFVVLDGNPVKIDPREIRHIKVYATIMGGRVTYLDTPIYDRVTPLK; encoded by the coding sequence ATGATAAAAGTGAAGCTCATTATATTCATGACTGCGGTAATGTTCCTTTCTGCCGCAATTTCTGAAGCTGATGCTCAAACTGCCGCTGATCAACAGAAAACCACGCTGATCATAAACGCCGACATCGTGACCATGGATGCGACGCGTCCGGATGCGCAGGCGCTGGCTTTCCGTGATGGGCGAATAGTTGCAATCGGCACAGAAGAGGCAGTTCGACAGAAAATTGGCTCTTATGATTTCTTTTTTGATCTGAACGGCCGCACTATTGTACCGGGTTTTATTGAATCTCATGACCACGCATTCATGTCGAGCAACACGCTTTTGGTGGAAGATGTCTCGCCGTTTACTACTCCGACGCTGGCCGGGGCTTTGACGAAAATTGCAACTGTTCGGCCTGACAAAGATGGATGGATTGTTGCCTTTGGGGCAGACCAAACGCTCTACGAAGAAAAGCGCGGACCAACACGCGATTTATTGGACCCACTTTTCCCCAATACGCCTGTGATTGTCTATCATCTTAGCGGGCACGGTGCGTTCATGAATAGCGAAGCACTGCGCATTTCTGGGCTGGACGAGTCCACGCCTGATCCGGCTGGGGGCTTTTACGAAAAAGATGACACCGGCAAGCTGACTGGCTACCTCTCGGGTCAGCCCGCATTTCTGCCCTACAAAAGCTACCCAAGCGCGACCCACGCGGCTGCCGTGGAAAAATCGAAACTCAGCGCAGAATTCGGGATCACAACCGGGTCCGAGCTGGCGATAATGAACGCCTTTGTGCTGGAGGGGGTCTATCAGGCGGTCCAGGATCCAGACTATGCAACCCGGCTTGTTGGAGGGTATTTTTCGACAGCACCGGATTATGAAGAAATAGTGCCGCTGCTAAAGAACTACGAAACCGAACTTTTCCACATTCCCTTTATTAAAACGTGGACTGACGGCTCCCTTCAAGGGGGCACCGCATATATGCGCAATGGCTATCACGACCATACAATGGGCAAAGGCGATAGTGCTCAGGGCTCACAAGCATATTTCAACGAACTCGTCCTCGACATCTACCGAAAAGGTTTCTGGCCAGCGGTTCACGCCAACGGCGATGCCGCCGTCGATGTCGCATTGAATGCTTTGGAAAATGCCAAGACCGAGATGGGGGCAGCGAATACAGAAAATTTCCGTCCTCAAATCATCCATGCGCAGGTTAGTCACCCAGAGCAGTTCGTTCGGATGAAACAGCTTGGCGCTGAACCCACTATTTTTACAAGCCACATCTACTACTGGGGTGACCTCCATTTTGAGAGAACACTTGGGCCCGAAAATATTGAGCTGATGAGTGCGATGAAAAGTGCCTATGATGCTGGTTTGCGCCCGGCGATGCACAGCGATGCGCCTGTCGCACCTGTTGATCCGCTATTGAATATGTGGGCAGCAGTTAATCGAGAAACCAGTAGCGGACGCATCGTTGGCGCGCAGCAAGCTATCACACCAGAGCAGGCATTGGCGGCCTATACAATCAACCCAGCCTATCAATTTGGCATGGAGGAAGACGTCGGTTCCCTGGAGATCGGAAAGTTTGCCGATTTTGTCGTTCTGGATGGTAACCCGGTAAAAATAGATCCGAGAGAAATCCGTCACATCAAGGTTTATGCGACGATCATGGGAGGGCGCGTCACCTATTTGGACACGCCAATTTATGACCGAGTGACCCCCCTTAAATGA
- a CDS encoding pentapeptide repeat-containing protein → MNWKTYGTAATVWAICVAPVVAFEASHVEKLKQDAACVECDLSGADLSGANMSGAKLYGADLKDAILNGTNLSSTDLKGANLYGVNLRKAMLIGIDLTGADMTGAVLINTDLTGADLTGADLTGADLTSADMTGAIMTDAILCNTIMPDTSVLSSGC, encoded by the coding sequence GTGAATTGGAAAACTTATGGGACCGCTGCTACTGTTTGGGCGATTTGCGTAGCACCAGTTGTCGCGTTTGAAGCCTCCCATGTAGAAAAACTGAAACAAGACGCTGCTTGCGTAGAATGCGATCTGTCCGGAGCGGATCTGTCCGGAGCGAATATGTCCGGCGCAAAACTGTACGGCGCTGACCTGAAGGACGCCATCCTGAACGGAACCAATCTGAGCTCCACTGATCTGAAGGGGGCTAATCTGTACGGCGTAAATCTGAGAAAGGCCATGCTGATCGGTATCGATCTGACCGGCGCGGATATGACCGGCGCGGTTCTGATTAACACCGATCTGACGGGCGCCGATCTGACGGGCGCCGATCTGACGGGCGCCGATCTGACCAGCGCGGATATGACGGGCGCTATTATGACCGACGCAATCCTTTGCAACACGATTATGCCCGACACGTCAGTGCTTTCCAGCGGATGCTAG
- a CDS encoding class I SAM-dependent methyltransferase: MESNSSNFSASSGNGYELQMGRFSRLLAPKFLDLIEFEDSSNILDAGCGTGALTSEILRRTETADITGVDISEAYVEYAARQISDPRVSFEVADLKALPMPDETFDHVVSQLALNFVPNTSVAISEISRTLKVGGRLAVAIWDVRGGLVFNRFFLDTASMLDPEANELRKKNFTRPLTRPGHLEDALKSAGFAKVQIGEIHIRTEFASFEDYWRPFDGKDGPIPSYLSKRPAELKKQIKDAVRDAYLDGEADGLRSYVATAWVATGRRQ, translated from the coding sequence TTGGAATCGAACTCATCGAATTTTTCGGCTTCCAGCGGCAATGGCTACGAATTGCAAATGGGGCGTTTTAGTCGCTTGTTAGCACCAAAGTTCCTAGATCTCATCGAGTTTGAGGATAGCAGCAATATTCTCGATGCCGGATGCGGTACCGGCGCACTGACATCAGAAATATTGCGCCGCACCGAAACCGCAGACATTACCGGTGTCGACATCTCTGAGGCTTATGTTGAATACGCCGCACGGCAAATTTCAGACCCACGTGTTTCGTTCGAAGTTGCTGACCTGAAGGCTCTTCCAATGCCAGATGAAACATTCGATCATGTTGTGTCTCAACTCGCCTTAAATTTCGTTCCAAACACGAGCGTGGCGATATCCGAGATCTCGCGTACTTTGAAGGTGGGCGGCCGTCTCGCGGTAGCCATTTGGGATGTAAGAGGAGGCCTCGTGTTCAATCGCTTCTTTCTGGACACAGCTTCAATGCTAGACCCTGAGGCCAACGAACTTAGAAAAAAGAACTTCACGCGGCCGCTCACGCGACCCGGCCATCTGGAAGATGCTTTGAAGTCAGCGGGCTTTGCCAAAGTTCAGATCGGTGAAATCCACATCCGAACTGAATTCGCATCTTTCGAAGACTATTGGAGGCCATTCGACGGGAAAGACGGCCCAATTCCATCCTATCTTTCGAAGAGACCCGCCGAACTGAAAAAACAGATAAAGGATGCCGTGCGAGATGCCTATCTAGATGGCGAAGCTGATGGACTTCGCTCTTATGTTGCAACAGCATGGGTAGCAACGGGGCGACGGCAATAG
- a CDS encoding UPF0149 family protein: MLNDSELNQLNELLLSIPMENEGMLLSEFDGFCAGLIVCPEVTMPSEWLPCVWGEGADHFATLEALQSATDLIMRHYNDVAVSLTPPSLEYGPLYDEDARTGEILWESWVCGFEQAMRLRMDAWEQIVESEDEEAGASVTMMLALYSIAEGNSDLPKKSIKELTQQAPDLIPTLVLTINGWTKSLSTQSSLPPFMQSANTPSAPFSGKKVGRNEPCPCGSGRKYKRCCGGS, translated from the coding sequence ATGTTAAACGATAGCGAACTGAATCAGTTGAATGAATTGCTGCTTTCCATCCCGATGGAAAATGAAGGCATGCTTTTGAGCGAGTTCGATGGCTTCTGTGCGGGATTGATTGTTTGCCCTGAGGTGACCATGCCCAGTGAATGGTTGCCGTGCGTCTGGGGTGAGGGAGCTGATCACTTTGCCACTCTTGAAGCGCTTCAGTCGGCGACAGATCTCATAATGCGCCATTACAATGACGTTGCGGTTTCACTAACACCGCCAAGTTTGGAATACGGACCACTTTACGATGAGGATGCTCGGACGGGAGAAATTCTATGGGAATCCTGGGTGTGTGGTTTTGAACAGGCGATGCGGCTCAGAATGGATGCGTGGGAACAGATAGTCGAAAGCGAAGACGAAGAAGCTGGTGCGTCGGTCACAATGATGCTGGCGCTCTACAGCATTGCTGAAGGTAACAGCGATCTCCCTAAGAAATCGATCAAAGAGCTAACTCAGCAAGCCCCGGATCTCATTCCGACTTTGGTGCTGACGATAAACGGTTGGACAAAATCACTCAGTACTCAGAGTAGTCTGCCGCCGTTCATGCAATCCGCCAATACACCGAGCGCTCCGTTCTCAGGGAAGAAAGTCGGCAGGAATGAGCCTTGCCCATGCGGATCAGGGCGCAAGTACAAGCGCTGTTGTGGTGGTAGCTGA
- a CDS encoding dual OB domain-containing protein: protein MTYKNTFVCIANSTKHLGRCIAGIKIVENQYAGWVRPVSERPGREISEEDRLFENGQKCSVLDIVEVPMERHEPFLHQNENHVINGELYWKKIGVMPAAHLLPAVQNFDEPIWPHCESTRYGQNDKIDQNRLVDIDTSLALIQPESVEIVVSTDPGFNGAPGRVAVRANFICGGQANSLKITDPLVKADYMGRGQGTYEIQQPLLVVSLAEPWVEQPYAFKVVASVLMP, encoded by the coding sequence ATGACTTATAAAAATACCTTTGTTTGCATTGCCAACTCAACCAAGCACCTGGGGCGATGCATTGCGGGAATTAAAATTGTAGAAAATCAGTATGCAGGCTGGGTCCGTCCGGTAAGTGAACGACCTGGGCGGGAAATTTCTGAAGAAGACCGGCTGTTCGAAAATGGTCAAAAGTGTTCGGTTCTCGATATTGTCGAAGTCCCCATGGAGCGGCATGAACCGTTTCTACATCAAAATGAAAACCATGTAATCAATGGGGAATTATATTGGAAAAAAATTGGAGTAATGCCTGCGGCACATTTGCTTCCTGCCGTGCAGAACTTTGATGAACCAATTTGGCCACACTGTGAGTCTACGCGATACGGTCAAAACGATAAAATCGACCAAAACCGGCTGGTGGACATTGATACCTCTTTGGCTTTGATACAGCCGGAATCAGTGGAGATAGTTGTGAGCACAGATCCAGGCTTCAACGGGGCGCCGGGGCGAGTGGCTGTTCGCGCAAACTTTATTTGCGGAGGACAAGCCAATTCCCTCAAAATCACAGATCCGCTTGTAAAAGCCGATTACATGGGAAGAGGGCAAGGAACTTATGAAATTCAGCAACCTCTGTTGGTAGTGAGCTTGGCGGAGCCCTGGGTGGAGCAACCCTACGCTTTCAAGGTGGTTGCGTCAGTATTAATGCCATAG
- a CDS encoding DUF488 domain-containing protein, which translates to MVERLKIFTIGHSTQTFESFVKLLKTHSITAIGDVRSSPYSRHAPQFNTDALKMALKESEIAYVFLGKELGARSDDSSCYVGNAVSYEKLAQTSLFQNGIKRVVDGSARYRVALMCSERDPTECHRTILVSKVLEERGAKVNHILGSGQLESHRDTMLRVLDILGTPRGDMLDSQDELISQAYEGREKQIAYRREG; encoded by the coding sequence ATGGTAGAACGCTTGAAAATTTTCACTATTGGTCACTCCACTCAGACTTTCGAGAGCTTTGTTAAGCTACTCAAAACTCACTCGATAACAGCGATTGGTGACGTTCGATCGTCTCCATATAGTAGGCACGCTCCGCAATTTAACACTGACGCGTTGAAGATGGCGCTCAAAGAAAGTGAAATTGCCTATGTTTTCTTAGGCAAGGAGCTGGGTGCCAGATCGGATGACAGTTCCTGCTATGTGGGCAATGCGGTCAGCTATGAAAAGTTGGCCCAAACCTCTCTTTTTCAGAACGGCATTAAAAGGGTAGTAGATGGAAGCGCCCGGTATAGAGTTGCACTGATGTGTTCTGAACGCGATCCAACCGAGTGCCATAGAACAATATTAGTATCGAAGGTTCTTGAGGAGCGCGGCGCCAAGGTAAATCATATACTTGGCAGTGGTCAGCTGGAATCCCACAGGGACACAATGCTCAGAGTTCTTGATATTCTTGGGACACCTCGGGGGGACATGCTTGACTCACAAGATGAGCTAATTTCTCAAGCCTACGAAGGCCGAGAAAAACAGATCGCTTATCGGCGGGAAGGTTAG
- a CDS encoding DUF488 domain-containing protein: protein MVQVFTIGFTKTTAENFFGRLKESQSRKLIDVRLNNVSQLAGFAKRDDLKFFAKSLCKMDYIHAPNFAPTKPMLDAYKKKKIDWSNYENQYLDLIIKRKVEKLRPADLDGCCLLCSEDTPHFCHRRLLAQYLDQKWGNVEIIHL from the coding sequence ATGGTTCAAGTATTCACAATTGGTTTTACCAAAACCACCGCCGAAAATTTTTTTGGGCGTCTCAAAGAATCTCAGTCTCGAAAGCTCATAGATGTTCGCTTGAATAATGTCTCGCAGCTTGCTGGTTTCGCTAAACGTGACGACCTAAAGTTTTTTGCCAAGAGCCTGTGCAAAATGGACTACATCCACGCTCCCAACTTTGCGCCTACAAAGCCAATGCTTGACGCATACAAGAAAAAGAAAATTGACTGGTCAAATTATGAGAACCAGTATCTGGATCTTATTATCAAACGGAAAGTTGAAAAACTGCGCCCCGCTGACTTGGACGGTTGTTGTTTGCTATGCAGCGAAGACACACCACACTTTTGCCATCGGCGGCTGTTGGCTCAATACCTTGATCAAAAATGGGGTAATGTTGAGATCATCCATCTTTGA